One Microlunatus soli genomic window carries:
- the ftsZ gene encoding cell division protein FtsZ, whose product MVTASQNYLAIIKVVGVGGGGVNAVNRMIEAGLRGVEFIAVNTDAQALLMSDADVKLDIGRDLTRGLGAGADPDKGRQAAEDHSDEIEEALKGADMVFVTAGEGGGTGTGGAPVVARIARSLGALTIGVVTRPFSFEGRRRSVQAEEGINNLREEVDTLITIPNDKLLAMTDHQVAILDAFKQADQVLMQGVSGITDLITTPGLINLDFADVKSVMSNAGSALMGIGSARGEERARAAAEMAVSSPLLEESIDGARGVLLSIAGGSDLGLFEVSAAADLIQNAAHEEANIIFGTVIDDALGDEVRVTVIAAGFEDGHPPRRQPGVGRTAVRSGQQQGQATGNQSRPAPTSTGAPNSGAGAPARQPAPVGQQSGFGQGSGQPSGFGQGSGQQYGGQRPGQQGGNAQNGGQQAAGQGNGRTPGQQAGSQQGTGQQGGQPGNGQQGRPSGAPAAQPGQSGRQSPFNPPASNGFGPRTNQPVEDDDDLDVPDFLK is encoded by the coding sequence GTGGTCACTGCATCGCAGAACTACCTGGCGATCATCAAGGTGGTCGGGGTCGGTGGCGGCGGAGTCAACGCCGTCAACCGGATGATCGAGGCAGGTTTGCGAGGCGTCGAGTTCATCGCGGTGAACACCGACGCCCAAGCCCTGCTGATGAGCGATGCCGATGTCAAGCTCGACATCGGCCGCGACCTGACCCGCGGTCTCGGCGCGGGAGCCGATCCGGACAAGGGTCGGCAGGCCGCTGAAGATCATTCCGACGAGATCGAGGAGGCGCTGAAGGGCGCCGACATGGTCTTCGTCACCGCCGGTGAGGGTGGCGGCACCGGCACCGGCGGCGCGCCGGTGGTGGCCCGGATCGCCCGATCGCTCGGCGCATTGACCATCGGTGTGGTGACCCGGCCGTTCAGCTTCGAGGGGCGGCGTCGCTCGGTGCAGGCCGAGGAGGGGATCAACAACCTCCGTGAAGAGGTCGACACCCTGATCACCATCCCCAACGACAAGCTGTTGGCGATGACCGACCATCAGGTCGCCATCCTGGACGCCTTCAAGCAGGCCGACCAGGTGCTGATGCAAGGTGTCTCCGGCATCACCGACCTGATCACCACTCCGGGCCTGATCAACCTCGACTTCGCCGACGTCAAGTCCGTGATGTCCAACGCCGGCTCGGCGCTGATGGGTATCGGTTCGGCCCGCGGCGAGGAACGCGCCCGCGCTGCCGCCGAGATGGCGGTCTCCTCACCGCTGCTGGAGGAGAGCATCGACGGCGCCCGGGGCGTGTTGCTGTCGATCGCCGGCGGTTCCGATCTCGGCCTGTTCGAGGTCTCCGCGGCCGCCGACCTGATCCAGAACGCGGCCCACGAGGAAGCCAACATCATCTTCGGTACGGTCATCGACGACGCCCTCGGCGACGAGGTCCGGGTCACCGTGATCGCCGCCGGCTTCGAGGACGGCCATCCGCCGCGCCGCCAGCCCGGCGTCGGACGAACCGCCGTCCGCTCGGGACAGCAGCAGGGTCAGGCCACCGGCAACCAGTCCCGCCCCGCACCGACGTCCACCGGCGCACCGAACAGCGGCGCCGGTGCACCGGCACGGCAGCCGGCGCCGGTCGGGCAGCAGTCCGGCTTCGGTCAGGGTTCCGGCCAGCCGTCCGGTTTCGGTCAGGGTTCCGGCCAGCAGTACGGCGGTCAGCGTCCGGGGCAGCAGGGTGGTAACGCTCAGAACGGTGGCCAGCAGGCCGCCGGGCAGGGCAACGGCCGGACGCCCGGACAGCAGGCCGGCAGCCAGCAGGGAACCGGGCAGCAGGGTGGCCAGCCGGGAAATGGTCAGCAGGGCCGTCCGAGCGGTGCGCCCGCGGCGCAGCCCGGCCAGTCCGGCCGGCAGAGCCCGTTCAACCCGCCGGCGTCCAACGGCTTCGGGCCGCGCACCAATCAGCCGGTGGAGGACGACGACGACCTGGACGTTCCCGACTTCCTGAAGTAA
- a CDS encoding cell division protein FtsQ/DivIB, with translation MTITREDLRIRHDDDPDQIERRARRRRLLLAVLVPLLILVLIAAAIWVVGFSSLLAVSRVQVKGAKQLDESAVVEVAAVPKGAPLARLDVDAVQQRVAGIGELESARVSRDWPHTVRIDVVERTPAYAVKQGNGYLLVDRHGVGYQTVTSPADELPRATANSSQPQLLKALATVVAALPNSLQRKIETIQAPTRDSIQLKLKNGDVVFWGSEDQSALKAEVVAPLLKQPGTHFDVSAPGNPAIR, from the coding sequence ATGACCATCACCCGCGAGGATCTGCGGATCCGACACGACGACGATCCCGATCAGATCGAACGGCGGGCCCGCCGGCGTCGGCTGCTGCTGGCCGTCCTGGTGCCGTTGCTGATCCTGGTGCTGATCGCCGCAGCGATCTGGGTGGTCGGCTTCTCCTCGCTGCTGGCCGTCTCCCGGGTCCAGGTCAAGGGCGCCAAGCAGCTGGACGAATCGGCCGTCGTCGAGGTCGCCGCCGTACCGAAGGGCGCACCGCTCGCACGACTGGACGTCGACGCCGTCCAACAGCGGGTCGCCGGGATCGGCGAACTGGAGTCGGCCCGGGTCAGCAGGGACTGGCCGCACACGGTGCGGATCGATGTCGTCGAACGCACCCCGGCCTACGCCGTGAAGCAGGGGAACGGTTACCTGCTGGTCGATCGACATGGCGTCGGCTACCAGACCGTGACGTCGCCGGCGGACGAACTGCCGAGGGCCACGGCGAACAGCTCCCAACCGCAGCTGCTGAAGGCGTTGGCGACCGTCGTCGCCGCCCTGCCGAACTCGTTGCAGCGCAAGATCGAAACCATCCAGGCACCGACCAGGGACTCGATCCAGCTCAAGCTGAAGAACGGCGACGTCGTCTTCTGGGGCAGTGAGGATCAGTCCGCGCTGAAGGCGGAGGTGGTGGCCCCACTGCTCAAGCAGCCGGGCACCCACTTCGACGTCTCGGCACCGGGCAATCCGGCGATCCGCTGA
- the murC gene encoding UDP-N-acetylmuramate--L-alanine ligase gives MALIEPTVVPDPDQLGPVHFIAIGGSGMNGVATVFAQRGIEVSGSDRNDSDYLRSLAALGVRTHVGHAAEQLGDARTVVASSAIRDSNPELARARERGLTVLHRSVALASLMSGKRGISIAGTHGKTTTTAMTAHLLTALGADPSYVIGGALHHPSTGSATEDRSDSGTEKGDAAEHPKTGGHLGSGPDFVVEADESDGSFLQYPTEIAVITNVDPDHLVNWGTPDNYRAGFLRFVTTPHPTADGSRVRLLVISADEPGAVQLTEQVRAHGAAGEPIPEIVTFGHDADADIRISDESFADLGSRFTLTDGEHSGPVRLVVPGDYNLWNAAAAYAVATRTGHQPAAVREALSSYPGTYRRFQLVGSNGGVRVFDDYAHHPTEVANTVKAARAAVDDSGSGRLVAVMQPHLYTRTRDFWREFGAALQPADEAVVMDVCGDREDPIDGITGKLVADAVPAGSAHVTYEPDWDATAATVAGIARPGDLVITLGCGDVTKVAPLIVNELGTRSGDPGYGDRGPAGREATGDPTAAR, from the coding sequence GTGGCATTGATCGAACCGACCGTGGTACCAGACCCCGACCAGCTCGGTCCCGTGCACTTCATCGCGATCGGCGGCTCCGGGATGAACGGCGTGGCCACCGTCTTCGCCCAACGCGGGATCGAGGTCAGCGGCAGCGACCGCAACGACTCCGACTACCTCAGGTCGCTGGCCGCGCTCGGCGTCCGGACCCACGTCGGACACGCAGCCGAGCAGTTGGGGGATGCCCGTACGGTGGTCGCCTCGTCGGCGATCCGGGACAGCAATCCGGAGCTGGCACGGGCCCGGGAACGCGGTCTCACGGTGCTGCACCGCAGCGTCGCGCTGGCGTCGTTGATGTCCGGCAAGCGGGGCATCTCGATCGCCGGCACGCACGGCAAGACCACCACGACGGCGATGACGGCCCACCTGCTGACCGCGCTCGGTGCCGATCCCTCGTACGTGATCGGGGGAGCGCTGCATCACCCCTCGACGGGCTCAGCGACCGAGGACAGGTCGGACTCAGGGACCGAGAAGGGTGACGCGGCCGAGCACCCGAAGACCGGCGGACATCTGGGATCGGGACCCGACTTCGTGGTCGAGGCCGACGAGTCGGACGGCTCGTTCCTGCAGTATCCGACCGAGATCGCGGTGATCACCAACGTCGATCCCGATCACCTGGTCAACTGGGGCACACCGGACAACTACCGGGCCGGCTTCCTCCGGTTCGTCACCACGCCGCATCCGACCGCGGACGGCAGCAGGGTCAGACTGCTGGTGATCAGCGCCGACGAGCCGGGAGCGGTGCAACTCACCGAGCAGGTCCGTGCCCACGGTGCTGCCGGCGAACCGATCCCCGAGATCGTCACCTTCGGCCACGACGCCGATGCCGACATCCGGATCAGCGACGAGTCCTTCGCCGACCTCGGCTCCCGGTTCACCCTGACCGACGGGGAACACTCCGGACCGGTGCGGCTGGTCGTTCCGGGCGACTACAACCTGTGGAACGCCGCCGCCGCCTACGCGGTCGCCACCCGTACCGGCCACCAGCCGGCAGCAGTCCGCGAGGCGCTGAGCAGCTACCCCGGCACCTACCGGCGGTTCCAGTTGGTCGGCAGCAACGGTGGTGTCCGGGTGTTCGACGACTACGCACACCATCCGACCGAGGTGGCCAACACCGTGAAGGCCGCCCGAGCCGCCGTCGACGACAGCGGCAGTGGCCGCCTGGTCGCGGTGATGCAACCGCATCTCTACACCAGGACCCGGGACTTCTGGCGCGAGTTCGGCGCCGCCCTGCAACCTGCCGACGAGGCGGTGGTGATGGACGTCTGCGGTGACCGGGAGGACCCGATCGACGGCATCACCGGCAAGCTCGTCGCCGACGCGGTCCCGGCCGGCAGCGCCCACGTCACCTACGAACCGGACTGGGATGCCACCGCCGCGACGGTTGCCGGCATCGCCCGACCCGGCGACCTGGTGATCACCCTCGGCTGCGGCGACGTCACCAAGGTGGCCCCGCTGATCGTGAACGAGCTCGGCACCCGCTCCGGTGACCCGGGCTACGGAGACCGCGGCCCGGCAGGCCGGGAGGCGACCGGCGATCCGACGGCGGCGCGATGA
- the murG gene encoding undecaprenyldiphospho-muramoylpentapeptide beta-N-acetylglucosaminyltransferase, with protein MNDRTSGQSTARDHRVAGVHRVVLAGGGSAGHTSPLIATAEQLRILEPGITLTAIGTSRGLETTTVPAAGLPLELIPPVPMPRKPGADLAKLPFRLGASISAAAAILRKTDADVLLGFGGYVSTPAYLAARRLGIPIVIHEQNALPGLANRLAARFTRHVATSFPDTPLPHARWIGLPLRSAITELADADDQTRQRLKSEGRSALGLDPDMPTLLVTGGSQGALRINRAVVDARAGLLASGIQILHVLGGRNITDADVAITDPQTEARYLPVGFVERMELAYAAADLVLSRAGASSTLEQALLGLPSLLVPYAVGNGEQARNATSVVKAGGAKLLDDATLTGDILATEVPAILDDPAVRTAMSQAARSVASADAASALARLTLEVAASKQKTSGEQR; from the coding sequence ATGAACGATCGCACCTCGGGGCAGTCCACCGCGCGCGACCATCGGGTGGCCGGCGTACATCGCGTCGTGCTCGCCGGCGGCGGGTCGGCCGGGCACACTTCGCCGCTGATCGCCACCGCCGAGCAGCTCCGGATCCTCGAACCGGGCATCACACTGACCGCGATCGGCACCTCCCGCGGCCTGGAGACCACCACCGTTCCGGCGGCCGGGCTGCCGCTGGAGCTGATCCCGCCGGTGCCGATGCCCCGCAAGCCGGGCGCCGACCTGGCCAAGCTGCCGTTCCGGCTCGGTGCCTCGATCTCCGCAGCGGCGGCGATCCTGCGCAAGACCGACGCCGACGTGCTGCTCGGCTTCGGCGGCTACGTCTCGACACCGGCCTACCTCGCGGCCCGGCGGCTCGGGATCCCGATCGTGATCCACGAGCAGAACGCCCTGCCCGGGCTGGCCAACCGGCTGGCCGCCCGCTTCACCCGGCACGTCGCGACCTCGTTCCCCGACACCCCGCTGCCGCATGCCCGATGGATCGGCTTGCCGCTGCGCAGCGCGATCACCGAGCTGGCCGACGCCGACGACCAGACCCGGCAGCGGCTCAAGAGCGAGGGACGTTCGGCGCTCGGGCTCGACCCGGACATGCCGACCCTGCTGGTCACCGGCGGATCCCAGGGCGCGCTGCGGATCAACCGGGCGGTCGTCGACGCCCGGGCCGGCCTGCTGGCTTCGGGGATCCAGATCCTGCACGTGCTCGGCGGCCGGAACATCACCGACGCCGATGTCGCGATCACCGACCCGCAGACCGAGGCGCGCTATCTGCCCGTCGGCTTCGTCGAACGGATGGAACTGGCCTATGCCGCGGCCGATCTGGTGCTCAGCCGCGCCGGTGCCAGCTCGACCCTGGAACAGGCATTGCTCGGTCTGCCGTCGCTGCTGGTCCCGTACGCGGTCGGCAACGGCGAACAGGCGCGCAACGCGACCTCGGTGGTCAAGGCGGGCGGAGCCAAACTCCTCGACGACGCCACCCTCACCGGTGACATCCTGGCGACCGAGGTGCCGGCGATCCTGGACGACCCGGCGGTGCGGACCGCGATGTCGCAGGCGGCGCGTAGCGTTGCCTCGGCCGACGCCGCGTCGGCGTTGGCCCGGCTGACCCTCGAGGTCGCCGCCAGCAAGCAGAAGACGTCCGGGGAGCAGCGATAG
- the ftsW gene encoding putative lipid II flippase FtsW: MSATSDVRPSRTRTGRARSGGKSSSSRPTSASKTAATPTAGRLDWLRTMLDKPLASFHLVLASAGLLVALGLMMVLSSSSVYAYQNNDDAYYYLKRQAVFLVVGLIAAFVVTRMSRSMLQVVGWLALFVSAALLILTYTPLGVTVNGNQNWLELGSPMLRLQPSEFAKLAMIVWAADVLARKDKLLDQPKHLLIPFLPVTGLMIMLVVFQGDAGTAVVMAGIVAGVLWIVGAPMRIFASIGVLGIAGVVVLFISSPNRMTRLFAFLNPAADTAGANLQSTVAMRGIASGGWWGVGLGASRQKWGSLPEAHTDFIFAVIGEELGLFGSLAVLGLFLVLGYAGLRIAARSDDRFSRYLAAGVTSWFMVQALINLGVVLRLLPIAGVPLPLLSYGGSALMANVIAVGVLVFCARNEPAARKLLSKAPKPVRPEMTTVVDGRGRKRNTGR; this comes from the coding sequence TTGAGCGCCACCAGCGACGTACGGCCATCCCGGACCAGAACGGGCAGGGCCCGATCGGGCGGTAAGAGTTCGTCGTCGCGTCCGACCTCGGCCTCGAAGACGGCCGCGACCCCGACGGCCGGTCGGTTGGACTGGCTGCGGACGATGCTGGACAAGCCGCTGGCCAGCTTCCATCTGGTGCTCGCCTCGGCCGGCCTGCTGGTCGCTCTCGGGCTGATGATGGTGCTGTCCAGTTCCAGCGTGTACGCCTACCAGAACAACGACGACGCCTACTACTACCTGAAGCGGCAGGCGGTGTTCCTGGTCGTCGGGCTGATCGCCGCGTTCGTGGTCACCAGGATGTCCCGCTCGATGCTGCAGGTGGTCGGCTGGCTGGCACTGTTCGTCTCGGCGGCGCTGTTGATCCTGACCTACACGCCGCTGGGCGTGACGGTGAACGGCAACCAGAACTGGCTGGAGCTGGGCAGCCCGATGCTCCGGCTGCAACCGTCAGAATTCGCCAAGCTCGCGATGATCGTCTGGGCCGCGGACGTGCTCGCCCGCAAGGACAAACTCCTTGATCAACCCAAACACCTGCTGATCCCGTTCCTGCCGGTCACCGGCCTGATGATCATGCTGGTGGTGTTCCAGGGCGACGCCGGGACCGCGGTCGTGATGGCCGGCATCGTCGCCGGTGTGTTGTGGATCGTCGGGGCACCGATGCGGATCTTCGCCTCGATCGGAGTGCTCGGCATCGCCGGCGTCGTGGTGCTGTTCATCAGCAGCCCGAACCGGATGACCCGGCTGTTCGCCTTCCTCAACCCGGCCGCCGACACCGCCGGCGCCAACCTGCAGTCGACGGTGGCGATGCGCGGCATCGCCTCGGGCGGCTGGTGGGGTGTCGGACTCGGCGCCAGCCGGCAGAAGTGGGGCAGCCTTCCGGAGGCGCACACCGACTTCATCTTCGCCGTCATCGGTGAGGAACTCGGTCTGTTCGGCAGTCTCGCCGTCCTCGGGCTGTTCCTGGTGCTCGGCTATGCGGGCCTGCGGATCGCGGCCCGTTCCGACGACCGGTTCTCCCGCTACCTCGCCGCCGGTGTGACGTCCTGGTTCATGGTTCAGGCACTGATCAATCTCGGTGTGGTCCTGCGACTGCTGCCGATCGCCGGTGTGCCGTTGCCGCTGCTGTCCTACGGTGGTTCGGCGTTGATGGCCAACGTGATCGCGGTCGGCGTGCTGGTGTTCTGCGCTCGCAACGAGCCGGCCGCTCGCAAACTGCTGTCCAAGGCCCCCAAGCCGGTGCGGCCGGAGATGACCACCGTGGTCGACGGTCGCGGTCGGAAGCGGAACACCGGCCGATGA
- the murD gene encoding UDP-N-acetylmuramoyl-L-alanine--D-glutamate ligase, which yields MTGTDELAALNGASDWSRFRVVVAGLGVAGFAAADGLIEYGARVTVLDNADSGPVAERATLLETLGGTVRLGPGSTDRLPADADLVITTGLPPHQPMMLEAAARGVPVWSEPELAWRLMQPEKQIPWLGITGTNGKTTTTEMLASMLTAAGLRTAAVGNIGRPLTEIVLDPEPYDVLAVELSAQQLHRTNSLSLHSAAVLNLHPDHLEWHGSEQQYAADKAVIFHNVQHSAVYNVAEEVTRRMVEEADVVEGARAIGFTLGVPKVAMLGVVEDILVDRAFIEQRQTSAVELGTLADIAPDAAGAGSAPHNVANALAAASLARSFGVSPTAVRDGLRAMRVGGHRIQTVGEIGGVRYIDDSKATNPHAAHASLTAFDSVVWVAGGQAKDVTFDEMVTEHAERLRGAVLLGVDRDRIAEALARHAPQVPVISVPDTDTGAMARVVEAAASLARPGDVVLLAPACASRDMYTDYAERGDAFATAVQGLAARGE from the coding sequence ATGACGGGCACGGATGAGCTGGCCGCGCTGAACGGTGCGAGCGACTGGAGCCGGTTCCGGGTGGTGGTCGCCGGGCTGGGCGTGGCCGGGTTCGCCGCCGCGGACGGGCTGATCGAGTACGGCGCCCGGGTCACCGTGCTGGACAACGCCGATTCCGGGCCGGTGGCCGAGCGGGCCACGCTGCTGGAGACGCTCGGCGGCACCGTACGGCTCGGGCCGGGCAGCACCGATCGGCTACCGGCCGATGCCGACCTGGTGATCACCACCGGGCTGCCGCCGCATCAGCCGATGATGCTGGAGGCGGCGGCCCGCGGCGTACCGGTGTGGAGCGAACCGGAGCTGGCCTGGCGGCTGATGCAGCCCGAGAAACAGATCCCCTGGCTGGGGATCACCGGCACCAACGGCAAGACCACGACGACCGAGATGCTGGCTTCGATGCTCACCGCGGCCGGGCTGCGGACGGCTGCGGTGGGAAACATCGGCCGGCCGCTGACCGAGATCGTGCTGGACCCCGAACCGTACGACGTGCTGGCCGTCGAGCTGAGTGCGCAGCAACTGCACCGCACCAACAGCCTGTCGCTGCATTCGGCCGCCGTGCTCAACCTGCATCCCGACCACCTGGAGTGGCACGGCAGCGAGCAGCAGTACGCCGCCGACAAGGCGGTGATCTTCCACAACGTGCAGCACTCCGCGGTCTACAACGTCGCCGAGGAGGTCACCCGGCGGATGGTCGAGGAGGCCGACGTCGTCGAAGGGGCACGGGCGATCGGCTTCACCCTCGGCGTACCGAAGGTGGCGATGCTCGGCGTGGTGGAGGACATCCTGGTCGACCGGGCCTTCATCGAGCAGCGGCAGACCTCGGCGGTCGAGTTGGGCACCCTGGCCGACATCGCCCCGGACGCGGCCGGCGCCGGTTCGGCACCGCACAACGTGGCCAACGCGTTGGCCGCGGCCTCGCTGGCCCGATCCTTCGGGGTCAGCCCGACCGCGGTTCGCGACGGGCTGCGCGCGATGCGGGTCGGCGGGCACCGGATCCAGACCGTCGGCGAGATCGGCGGGGTGCGCTACATCGACGACTCCAAGGCCACCAATCCGCATGCCGCACACGCCTCGCTGACCGCGTTCGACTCGGTGGTCTGGGTGGCCGGCGGCCAGGCCAAGGACGTCACTTTCGACGAGATGGTGACCGAGCACGCCGAACGGCTCCGCGGCGCGGTGCTGTTGGGGGTCGATCGGGACCGGATCGCCGAGGCCCTGGCCCGACACGCGCCGCAGGTCCCGGTGATCAGCGTGCCGGACACCGACACTGGTGCCATGGCTCGGGTCGTCGAGGCGGCCGCGTCGTTGGCTCGCCCCGGCGACGTGGTGCTGCTGGCCCCGGCGTGTGCGAGCCGGGACATGTACACCGATTACGCCGAGCGGGGCGACGCCTTCGCCACGGCGGTCCAGGGCTTGGCTGCCCGAGGGGAGTGA
- the mraY gene encoding phospho-N-acetylmuramoyl-pentapeptide-transferase, which yields MALFGALFGTRLAIGLFTRLGLGQPFRDGTPDSHQIKRGTPTMGGVVIIVAVDLSYLLAKLITMEKPSISAVLVLFLINGLGVIGFLDDWLKVTRQHSRGLPGMLKIIGQLLIGGVFAVGALSFPDRRDLTPASPFISLLRDIPPQLPLVLVVIWILLMIVGASNGVNLTDGLDGLAAGSCTMIFGAYALINIWQYNQSCARFASAGPNCYEVRDPYDLAAVALALAGACFGFLWWNAKPAKIIMGDTGALSLGGGLAAFAIFSRTELLLILLGGLMVIEAGSLILQTSYFKATRRLTGTPKRLFKNSPLHNHFEMLGWGEVTIVMRFWIIAGLCVAGGLGIFYAEWLVR from the coding sequence ATGGCTCTGTTCGGAGCCTTGTTCGGGACCCGACTGGCCATCGGCCTGTTCACCCGTCTGGGCCTCGGTCAGCCGTTCCGGGACGGCACCCCGGACAGTCACCAGATCAAGCGGGGCACGCCGACGATGGGCGGGGTGGTGATCATCGTCGCGGTCGATCTGTCCTACCTATTGGCGAAGTTGATCACCATGGAGAAGCCCAGCATCTCTGCGGTCCTGGTGCTCTTCCTGATCAACGGGCTCGGCGTGATCGGCTTCCTCGACGACTGGCTCAAGGTGACCCGGCAGCATTCCCGCGGGCTGCCGGGGATGCTCAAGATCATCGGCCAGTTGCTGATCGGTGGCGTCTTTGCCGTCGGGGCACTGAGCTTCCCGGACCGGCGTGACCTGACGCCCGCCTCGCCGTTCATCTCGCTGCTCCGGGACATCCCGCCGCAGCTACCGCTGGTGCTGGTGGTGATCTGGATCCTGCTGATGATCGTCGGCGCCAGTAACGGGGTCAATCTGACCGACGGTCTGGACGGACTGGCCGCCGGATCCTGCACAATGATCTTCGGTGCCTACGCGTTGATCAACATCTGGCAGTACAACCAGTCCTGCGCCCGGTTCGCCTCGGCCGGCCCGAACTGTTACGAGGTCCGCGACCCCTACGACCTGGCGGCGGTGGCACTGGCGCTCGCCGGCGCCTGCTTCGGCTTCCTGTGGTGGAACGCCAAGCCGGCCAAGATCATCATGGGTGACACCGGCGCGCTCTCGCTCGGTGGTGGGCTGGCGGCGTTCGCGATCTTCAGCCGGACCGAGCTGCTGCTGATCCTGCTCGGCGGGCTGATGGTGATCGAGGCCGGCTCGCTGATCCTGCAGACCAGCTACTTCAAGGCCACCCGGCGGCTGACCGGCACCCCGAAACGGCTGTTCAAGAACTCGCCGCTGCACAATCATTTCGAGATGCTGGGCTGGGGCGAGGTGACGATCGTGATGCGGTTCTGGATCATTGCCGGCCTCTGCGTCGCCGGTGGTCTCGGGATCTTCTACGCCGAATGGCTGGTCCGATGA
- a CDS encoding UDP-N-acetylmuramoyl-tripeptide--D-alanyl-D-alanine ligase gives MINNTVGELAELIGARVVGEGDLQAPVGDLVYDSRSVSPGSLFVAFLGERVDGHDYAVRAWQAGAVAAITQRPVAGGLCLVVDDPQTAMGLIGRHVVAAAKRGGLRVIGITGSAGKTTTKDLLAQILERAGSVVAPRESMNNEIGLPVTASWVTTDTQFLVSEMGAKGIGHIGYLCSITPPDIGLELNVGVAHLGKFGSQDAIAEAKGELVEALPADGRAVLNAGDPRVWAMAGRTTAPVLGYAVEGDRLPDGVVPEVYASALAADDLDRWAFELRIGDRTMPVRLRILGRHQVGNAVAAAAAGHAAGVDPQLIADTLSGVGLRSHWRMELHELSGGAVLINDAYNANPPSMQAALTTVASIGSRLQQAGRPARLTAVLGEMLELGEDSVELHRGVGRMVVQAGIDRLITIGAGAEPIADGALAAGMAADAIERATDKSAAASLLGNNGAGDVLLIKASRDVGLETLGEQLVGASATEA, from the coding sequence ATGATCAACAACACCGTCGGCGAGCTCGCCGAGCTGATCGGTGCCCGGGTCGTCGGCGAGGGTGACCTGCAGGCACCGGTCGGGGATCTGGTCTACGACTCCCGTTCGGTCTCGCCGGGCAGCCTGTTCGTGGCGTTCCTCGGGGAGCGGGTCGACGGCCACGACTACGCCGTCCGTGCCTGGCAGGCCGGTGCGGTGGCCGCCATCACCCAGCGGCCGGTGGCCGGCGGGCTGTGCCTGGTGGTGGACGACCCGCAGACCGCGATGGGCCTGATCGGACGGCACGTGGTCGCTGCCGCCAAGCGCGGTGGCTTGCGGGTGATCGGGATCACCGGGTCGGCCGGCAAGACGACCACCAAGGACCTGCTGGCCCAGATCCTGGAGCGGGCCGGTTCCGTGGTCGCGCCCCGGGAATCGATGAACAACGAGATCGGTCTGCCGGTGACGGCGAGCTGGGTGACGACCGACACCCAGTTCCTGGTCTCGGAGATGGGAGCGAAGGGGATCGGACACATCGGCTACTTGTGCTCCATCACCCCGCCCGACATCGGTCTGGAGCTCAACGTCGGCGTTGCCCATCTGGGCAAGTTCGGCAGCCAGGATGCGATCGCCGAGGCCAAGGGCGAGTTGGTCGAGGCGCTGCCCGCCGACGGCCGAGCGGTGCTGAACGCCGGCGACCCGCGGGTCTGGGCGATGGCCGGTCGGACCACCGCACCGGTGCTCGGCTACGCCGTCGAGGGCGACCGGTTGCCCGACGGCGTCGTGCCCGAGGTGTACGCCTCGGCGCTGGCCGCTGATGATCTTGATCGTTGGGCGTTCGAGCTGCGGATCGGCGACCGTACGATGCCGGTCCGGCTCCGGATCCTGGGCCGACATCAGGTCGGCAACGCGGTCGCCGCAGCCGCCGCCGGGCACGCCGCCGGTGTCGATCCGCAACTGATCGCCGACACCCTGAGCGGCGTCGGACTGCGTTCGCACTGGCGGATGGAGTTGCACGAGCTGTCGGGTGGCGCGGTGTTGATCAACGATGCCTACAACGCCAACCCGCCGTCGATGCAGGCCGCTCTGACGACGGTCGCCAGTATCGGGAGCCGTCTGCAGCAGGCGGGCCGGCCGGCCCGGTTGACCGCCGTGCTGGGTGAAATGTTGGAGTTGGGAGAGGATTCGGTGGAACTGCATCGCGGCGTCGGCCGGATGGTGGTGCAGGCCGGCATCGACCGGTTGATCACCATCGGTGCGGGCGCGGAGCCGATCGCCGACGGAGCGCTGGCGGCCGGGATGGCTGCCGACGCGATCGAGCGGGCCACGGACAAGTCGGCGGCGGCATCGCTGCTGGGGAACAACGGGGCCGGTGACGTGCTGCTGATCAAGGCTTCCCGGGACGTCGGTCTGGAAACCCTCGGCGAGCAGTTGGTCGGCGCGTCGGCCACCGAGGCCTGA